One region of Vallitalea okinawensis genomic DNA includes:
- a CDS encoding lysylphosphatidylglycerol synthase transmembrane domain-containing protein: MKNQNKHFTRKSLLRYLGFTLLFVTISIFSLQFLLHQFNDITFSELHIFSKNALAQMLILLFAYVVIDGFRLYFILRTLKENIVFPYVLILTFINFFICNITPFTIGGAFAMIYFLNKQGLSIGKAAAVTSLKSFLASSFNMMLIPFALYIVLTGVSGDESVKKAALFFPLVLIGYILFIVLLFKVLKHKEKIKSLIYKLYKWLYSKKIISSNTFYKSYKSITKQVDSFASTFREFFGGLPRYILLSFISTIFYYFALYAFSVIMSSDLGLDIPALEIMANQAVATFIMYFGVTPGGSGFAEGGYVYLFSKIVDSEIILAALTFYWRLFTVYITSAIGGVFFFIEIIRLHQRKRKNA, encoded by the coding sequence ATGAAGAATCAAAATAAGCATTTTACAAGAAAGTCATTATTACGTTACCTAGGATTTACTCTACTTTTTGTTACCATATCCATCTTTTCATTACAATTTCTACTCCACCAATTTAATGATATAACCTTTAGTGAGCTACATATTTTCTCAAAAAATGCTTTAGCTCAAATGCTAATTCTTTTATTTGCTTATGTTGTTATCGATGGCTTTCGTTTATATTTTATATTAAGGACTTTAAAGGAAAATATCGTTTTTCCTTATGTACTCATCCTAACCTTTATTAATTTTTTTATATGCAATATCACTCCCTTTACAATAGGCGGTGCATTTGCTATGATTTACTTCTTGAATAAACAAGGCCTTTCCATTGGCAAAGCTGCTGCTGTCACTTCACTTAAATCTTTTTTGGCATCTTCTTTTAATATGATGCTAATTCCTTTTGCGCTCTATATTGTTTTAACTGGCGTCAGTGGTGATGAATCTGTAAAAAAGGCAGCCTTATTTTTCCCTTTAGTTTTAATCGGCTATATTTTATTTATTGTCTTACTCTTTAAAGTACTTAAACATAAAGAAAAAATCAAATCACTGATTTATAAACTCTATAAATGGCTATATAGCAAGAAAATCATATCATCTAATACATTTTATAAATCCTATAAATCCATTACGAAACAAGTCGATAGCTTTGCTTCTACTTTTCGTGAATTTTTCGGAGGTTTACCACGCTATATACTTTTAAGTTTTATTTCAACTATCTTTTATTATTTTGCACTTTATGCGTTCTCCGTGATCATGTCTAGTGATTTGGGCTTGGATATACCCGCTTTAGAAATTATGGCGAATCAAGCTGTGGCTACTTTCATTATGTATTTTGGCGTCACTCCTGGCGGGTCTGGATTTGCTGAAGGTGGCTATGTTTACTTGTTCTCAAAAATTGTTGATTCAGAGATCATTTTAGCTGCTTTAACCTTCTATTGGCGCTTATTCACAGTCTATATTACATCTGCTATTGGTGGTGTCTTTTTCTTCATTGAAATTATACGACTTCATCAAAGAAAAAGAAAAAATGCTTGA
- a CDS encoding methionine ABC transporter ATP-binding protein → MIRIKNISKEFNNTQHTVRALSDVNLHIESGDIYGIIGLSGAGKSTLVRCINRLEEPTSGEIIINDDNILNYSITQLRELRKRVGMIFQHFNLLSMRTVADNIAYPMEIAKIPKTERQQHIDRLLELVELSDKKHAYPSQLSGGQKQRVGIARALANQPEILLCDEATSALDPKTTRAILNLLKKINHELGLTIIIITHEMDVIKQICNKVAVMEQGKVIEEGETSTVFTHPKHPTTKSFVHHVTHEIPENFVNSNNNNLLIRLNYKRQMTAEPILSYMIKHFNVHANILLGGIDHLQNMVVGNMIIELIGKETDQGKALNYLKEKGVEYEVITS, encoded by the coding sequence TTGATACGTATCAAAAATATAAGCAAAGAATTTAATAATACCCAGCATACAGTAAGAGCACTTTCAGATGTCAACTTACATATTGAATCTGGTGACATCTATGGCATTATAGGATTAAGTGGTGCTGGTAAATCCACATTGGTGAGATGCATTAATCGATTGGAAGAACCTACTTCTGGTGAAATAATCATTAATGATGATAATATACTCAACTACTCGATAACTCAACTCCGAGAATTACGCAAGCGCGTTGGTATGATTTTTCAACATTTTAATTTGTTGAGTATGCGTACTGTGGCAGATAACATAGCTTACCCCATGGAAATTGCTAAGATTCCAAAAACAGAGCGTCAGCAACACATAGACAGATTATTAGAACTCGTGGAACTCAGTGATAAGAAGCATGCCTACCCTTCACAATTAAGTGGTGGACAAAAACAAAGGGTCGGAATTGCTAGAGCTTTAGCCAATCAACCTGAGATACTATTATGTGATGAAGCTACCTCAGCATTAGACCCTAAAACTACCCGAGCAATCCTCAACTTATTAAAAAAAATTAATCATGAGTTAGGTCTTACCATCATTATCATCACTCATGAAATGGATGTTATTAAACAGATTTGCAACAAGGTAGCGGTTATGGAGCAAGGGAAAGTTATTGAAGAAGGTGAAACTTCCACAGTCTTCACACATCCAAAGCATCCAACCACAAAAAGCTTTGTACATCATGTAACACATGAGATTCCAGAAAATTTTGTAAATTCTAACAATAATAATTTGCTTATTCGACTGAATTATAAGAGACAAATGACAGCAGAACCAATCCTGTCTTATATGATTAAACACTTTAATGTTCATGCCAATATTCTTTTAGGTGGTATTGATCATCTTCAAAACATGGTTGTAGGCAATATGATTATTGAACTAATAGGTAAAGAAACTGATCAAGGAAAAGCATTAAACTATCTTAAAGAAAAAGGTGTAGAATACGAGGTGATAACATCATGA
- a CDS encoding methionine ABC transporter permease, which yields MSIEKIQQMLQILPIEIWNTIYMVFLSTLIASLIGLPLGTLLVITDGKGIKPLPLFNKVLSTIVNIGRSFPFAILMVALIPFTRFIVGTSIGTTATIVPLSIAAAPFVARVIENAMKEIDHGIIEAAQSMGSTTWEIIYKVLLPESIPSIVSGITLTMVYLVGYSAMAGLLGGGGLGKVAIQYGYQRYDSTLMIVTVILIIFLVQFIQWAGNRIASKLNKR from the coding sequence ATGAGTATAGAAAAGATCCAACAGATGCTACAGATACTCCCTATTGAGATATGGAACACTATCTACATGGTTTTTCTTTCAACTTTGATAGCTTCTTTAATTGGATTACCTTTAGGTACATTATTAGTTATCACTGATGGTAAAGGTATCAAACCATTACCCCTTTTCAATAAAGTTCTGAGTACCATCGTAAACATAGGGCGCTCTTTCCCTTTTGCTATATTGATGGTAGCACTGATTCCTTTTACCCGATTCATTGTTGGAACATCCATAGGTACTACAGCAACCATTGTACCTTTATCCATTGCTGCTGCCCCCTTTGTTGCAAGGGTTATTGAGAACGCAATGAAAGAAATTGATCATGGTATTATTGAGGCTGCCCAATCCATGGGATCTACTACATGGGAGATTATTTATAAGGTATTACTTCCTGAATCTATTCCTTCCATCGTTTCAGGGATTACTCTAACCATGGTTTATCTTGTTGGCTATAGTGCCATGGCTGGATTACTTGGTGGTGGAGGATTAGGAAAGGTCGCAATCCAATATGGTTATCAGCGCTATGACAGTACACTCATGATAGTTACTGTTATACTCATTATTTTTCTTGTTCAGTTTATACAATGGGCAGGTAATAGAATCGCTTCAAAACTAAATAAAAGATAA
- a CDS encoding MetQ/NlpA family ABC transporter substrate-binding protein yields the protein MRKKGLLLGLILTLAISVLAGCGKDDNTLKVAATSVPHAEILEFIKEDLSKEGIDLEIVVVEDYNIPNRALADKEVDANFFQHFPYLEAQIADFGYEINALTKVHIEPMGLYSKNFSSLEDIPKGATIAVPNDPSNEARALALLHNNGVISLDDPANSRATVLNIVDNPKNITFEEVDAALLPRTLDDVDGAVINTNFALQADLVPIEDAIIIEGEESPYVNILTIRNGEDDREDLQALSDALTSESVKEFILEKYEGAVVPVN from the coding sequence ATGAGAAAAAAAGGTTTACTATTAGGATTAATTTTAACTTTAGCCATTAGTGTTTTAGCTGGTTGTGGAAAAGATGATAATACATTGAAGGTAGCTGCAACTTCTGTACCCCACGCTGAAATCTTAGAATTCATTAAAGAAGACCTAAGTAAAGAAGGTATTGACTTGGAAATAGTTGTTGTTGAAGACTATAATATCCCTAATCGTGCATTAGCTGATAAAGAAGTGGATGCTAACTTCTTTCAACATTTCCCTTACCTTGAAGCTCAAATAGCTGATTTTGGTTATGAGATTAATGCATTAACTAAGGTCCATATTGAACCAATGGGTTTATACAGCAAGAATTTCTCTTCTCTTGAGGACATACCAAAAGGTGCAACAATTGCAGTACCTAATGATCCATCAAACGAAGCAAGGGCACTGGCTTTACTTCACAACAATGGGGTAATTTCTTTAGATGATCCTGCTAACAGTCGTGCTACAGTACTTAATATTGTTGATAACCCTAAAAACATAACTTTTGAAGAAGTAGATGCCGCTTTATTACCTAGGACTTTAGATGATGTAGATGGAGCTGTTATTAATACAAACTTCGCTTTACAAGCTGACCTTGTTCCTATTGAGGATGCCATAATTATAGAAGGCGAGGAATCTCCTTATGTGAACATCTTAACCATTCGTAATGGTGAAGATGACCGTGAAGATTTACAGGCATTATCTGATGCTTTGACTTCTGAGAGTGTAAAAGAGTTTATTCTTGAGAAATATGAAGGGGCGGTAGTACCTGTTAATTAG
- the sfsA gene encoding DNA/RNA nuclease SfsA: MQYKNDIIEATFLERPNRFIAHVLIDGKEEVVHVKNTGRCREILVEGVKVYLEQASNPNRKTKYSLISAYKGERLINIDSQIPNAIIENAVKDNKIKGIDQTTFVKREVTYGKSRFDLYYETEKSKGFIEVKGATLEIDGMITFPDAPTERGTKHVLEMIDAVKAGYEGSIIFLVQMKDVDYFTPNKKMDPDFSKALKRAHKAGVRILAYDCIVTKDSIEFNEEVPVVFK, encoded by the coding sequence ATGCAATACAAAAATGACATCATAGAAGCAACCTTTTTAGAACGACCTAACCGTTTTATAGCGCATGTTCTGATTGATGGGAAAGAAGAAGTAGTACATGTTAAAAATACTGGACGATGTCGTGAAATTCTTGTAGAAGGCGTTAAAGTATATTTAGAACAAGCAAGCAATCCTAATCGTAAAACAAAATACTCATTGATTAGTGCTTATAAAGGAGAGCGACTCATAAATATTGATTCACAGATTCCTAACGCAATCATTGAAAATGCTGTTAAAGATAATAAAATTAAAGGAATTGATCAAACAACCTTTGTTAAACGAGAAGTAACCTATGGTAAATCCCGATTTGACCTATACTATGAAACAGAAAAAAGTAAAGGGTTTATCGAAGTTAAAGGTGCTACACTAGAGATTGATGGTATGATAACATTCCCCGATGCACCAACTGAGAGAGGAACCAAGCATGTTCTAGAAATGATTGATGCTGTCAAGGCAGGCTATGAAGGTTCAATCATCTTTCTCGTTCAAATGAAAGATGTGGACTACTTCACACCTAATAAAAAAATGGACCCAGATTTTTCAAAAGCTTTAAAACGTGCTCATAAAGCCGGTGTCCGCATTCTAGCCTATGATTGCATAGTAACCAAAGATTCCATAGAGTTCAATGAAGAAGTACCAGTAGTTTTTAAATAA
- a CDS encoding D-2-hydroxyacid dehydrogenase has translation MKIAILDAKTLGNDLDLTIYEQLGEVKIYDFTRPEQVLDRITGMDVIITNKVVLGEENLSKAPTIKLICVTATGTNNIDSTYCKANKIGVANVAGYSTDSVAQHTFALLFYLLEHLPYYDQYVKSGKYVDDEIFTHFDKKFWQVKDKTWGIIGLGAIGRRVAEIAKLFGANIIYYSTSGQNNNDQYKRVELEELLAESDIISIHSPLNDKTKNLITYTELDRMKRNAILLNLGRGTIVNEADLVKALNEDLIAAAGLDVLEHEPINADNPLLMVKDSNKLFVTPHIAWASLEARQTVVREVYENIVAFTKGEIRNRVEL, from the coding sequence TTGAAAATAGCAATTTTAGATGCAAAAACCTTAGGAAATGACCTTGATTTAACCATATATGAGCAATTGGGAGAAGTTAAAATTTATGATTTTACTCGTCCAGAACAAGTTTTAGATCGCATTACAGGTATGGATGTTATTATTACAAATAAAGTTGTGTTAGGTGAAGAAAATTTATCCAAAGCACCTACTATTAAATTGATTTGCGTAACAGCTACTGGAACCAATAATATTGATTCTACTTATTGTAAAGCAAATAAAATTGGTGTTGCTAATGTGGCGGGTTACTCAACGGATAGTGTTGCTCAGCATACATTCGCATTGCTCTTTTACTTATTAGAACATCTTCCTTATTATGATCAATATGTAAAGTCAGGCAAATATGTTGATGATGAAATCTTTACCCATTTTGATAAAAAGTTTTGGCAAGTTAAAGATAAGACTTGGGGAATTATTGGACTAGGTGCCATAGGCCGTAGAGTTGCAGAAATCGCTAAGCTATTTGGTGCAAATATCATTTATTATTCAACATCTGGTCAAAATAACAATGATCAATATAAACGTGTTGAGCTAGAAGAACTTTTAGCTGAGTCAGATATTATATCAATCCATTCACCATTAAACGATAAAACAAAGAATTTAATTACTTATACTGAGCTTGATAGAATGAAGAGAAACGCTATACTTCTAAATTTGGGCCGAGGAACTATTGTCAACGAAGCTGATCTTGTTAAAGCCCTTAATGAAGACTTGATTGCTGCAGCGGGATTAGATGTTCTTGAACATGAACCCATTAATGCGGATAACCCACTTCTTATGGTAAAAGACAGTAATAAGTTATTTGTTACACCTCATATAGCATGGGCTAGTCTAGAAGCAAGACAAACTGTGGTAAGAGAAGTATATGAAAACATCGTAGCTTTCACAAAAGGTGAAATTCGTAATAGAGTGGAGTTATAG
- a CDS encoding MFS transporter has product MHKLRRKQIILFYMMTIFFWFSLYAYTSELTPYAESLGATHRMAGMITGAFGITQILLRLPQGIITDRINKRKIFINFGLLVGVLSALIPFFYPNVYTLLIGRLLAGITGSTWVAYTVLFTSYYDAHESPKAMGILNGFNYLGRMSAMLLGGIIAFSFGTPYLFILSSVGALIGLIFSFFIKDNDELSPDPINVKEIREISKDKLLIFYSLLAVISQFISFATVYGFTPIIATTNFAANSLQLGILAFLAILPAALISPFSGTLLIKWFGERNTLIIGFFISAITCFIIPLVPNLGMLYLVQFIAGAGKGMVFPLLMGLSIKHFPDDKRATAMGLYQAAYSAGIVFGPMVLGFVSDSYGLFTGFVVTGIIGFIAVIMVLLSHKQLGVKKTT; this is encoded by the coding sequence ATGCATAAATTGAGAAGAAAACAGATCATCTTGTTTTATATGATGACCATATTTTTTTGGTTTTCCTTATACGCTTACACATCAGAATTAACACCTTATGCTGAATCTTTAGGTGCGACACATCGAATGGCTGGTATGATTACTGGAGCATTCGGTATAACACAGATTCTTTTAAGGTTACCCCAAGGGATCATTACTGATCGTATCAATAAAAGAAAGATATTTATAAATTTCGGACTATTAGTAGGAGTATTAAGTGCTCTTATTCCATTTTTTTATCCTAATGTATACACACTTTTAATAGGGCGTTTATTGGCAGGAATTACTGGTTCTACATGGGTAGCTTATACGGTTTTGTTTACAAGTTATTATGATGCTCATGAATCACCTAAAGCCATGGGAATTCTCAATGGATTTAACTATTTAGGACGTATGTCTGCAATGCTCTTAGGTGGAATCATAGCATTCTCATTTGGTACACCTTATTTATTTATCTTAAGTTCTGTAGGTGCACTAATTGGACTCATATTCAGTTTTTTCATTAAAGATAACGATGAACTATCACCTGATCCCATCAATGTAAAGGAGATTAGAGAAATTAGTAAAGATAAATTACTCATCTTCTATTCATTGCTTGCAGTTATTTCTCAGTTTATTTCATTTGCAACGGTTTATGGATTCACACCAATTATCGCTACAACTAATTTCGCCGCAAACAGCCTGCAACTTGGGATATTAGCCTTCTTAGCTATACTGCCAGCAGCACTTATCAGTCCTTTTTCTGGAACTCTATTGATCAAGTGGTTCGGAGAAAGGAATACACTAATTATTGGTTTTTTCATTAGTGCGATCACTTGCTTTATCATCCCTTTAGTACCAAATTTGGGTATGCTCTATTTGGTGCAGTTCATTGCAGGAGCTGGTAAAGGGATGGTATTTCCACTTCTGATGGGTTTAAGTATTAAACATTTTCCTGACGATAAACGCGCTACAGCTATGGGATTGTATCAGGCTGCCTATAGTGCAGGTATTGTTTTTGGTCCTATGGTTCTAGGGTTTGTAAGTGATAGTTATGGACTTTTTACAGGTTTCGTTGTTACAGGAATCATTGGATTTATTGCTGTAATCATGGTATTATTAAGTCATAAACAACTTGGGGTTAAGAAGACCACATAA
- a CDS encoding diguanylate cyclase, with product MKKVLTFFVLLLICIIIWLFNSKAMVLNSLADYQNNFGMITEKDELYLLDGLWEYYPNQIIDASDLNFKSFDGKHNVSLPHKMGVNVEFATYRLTIESPYCPELGFLMNEANPNMKVYLNGTRIRKDHSLPWIHYLPNYPRIDVVIQVWQNDTSYGGLKGNMVVGMYDKIARTYDSYNQIQLTICVITLILGIYLFALYFFTDRNKVILTYALFTIMVSIILAFCGLSVTKGIHDISVELFLFLKNISYLLAIIFYIMFVKRALKDEGIYIRQGIYKLAIIILILSSVVILFLHGNQYNTFIRGIDYLVYTILFYIFVKSFPLWFSPHVESKFLLISTYVSAVSAIIILDNDYLITTSSLVLFGLAIGILIQTLYFAFQFYKKFKEANMVLVENQRMLNEVQKFNEILDKKITERTRVLEDLVKKDPLTELYNHLHIFNIIDEIVSQHDHYDSIHIFMGDLDNFKKINDQYGHLAGDSVLLRISDIMRNHMISDKKRLTFGRYGGEEFIGIAVNMSSNEFYKEVDSIRQELAEIIFEDMDGNDFKVTMSGGISIYKDQTTEVLIKEADVQLYKAKKLGKNKICYEAI from the coding sequence ATGAAAAAAGTGCTCACCTTTTTTGTACTTCTCTTAATATGTATCATAATCTGGTTATTTAACTCGAAAGCAATGGTTTTAAATTCGTTAGCAGATTACCAAAATAATTTTGGAATGATTACAGAAAAAGATGAGCTCTATCTATTAGATGGATTATGGGAGTACTATCCCAATCAAATAATCGATGCAAGTGATTTGAATTTTAAAAGTTTTGATGGAAAACATAATGTTTCTTTACCGCATAAAATGGGAGTAAATGTAGAGTTTGCAACTTATCGACTTACAATTGAGTCACCTTATTGTCCCGAACTAGGCTTTCTGATGAATGAAGCAAATCCAAATATGAAAGTTTATTTAAATGGGACACGTATTCGAAAGGATCATTCTCTTCCTTGGATACACTACCTTCCTAATTATCCACGAATTGATGTGGTTATACAGGTTTGGCAAAATGATACCTCCTATGGTGGATTAAAAGGAAATATGGTAGTAGGAATGTATGATAAAATTGCTAGGACATATGACTCTTATAATCAAATACAATTAACGATCTGCGTGATAACTTTAATTCTTGGTATATACTTATTTGCTTTGTATTTCTTTACAGATAGAAATAAGGTTATTTTAACCTATGCTCTATTTACCATTATGGTATCTATCATTTTAGCTTTTTGTGGTTTGAGTGTAACCAAAGGAATTCATGATATATCCGTTGAACTGTTTTTATTTTTAAAAAACATCTCATATTTACTAGCTATTATTTTCTATATTATGTTTGTAAAACGTGCACTTAAAGATGAGGGGATATACATCAGACAAGGGATATATAAGTTAGCTATAATTATACTCATTTTAAGCTCAGTAGTCATATTATTTTTACATGGGAATCAGTATAATACCTTTATACGAGGTATCGATTACTTGGTATATACCATATTGTTTTATATTTTTGTCAAGAGTTTTCCGTTATGGTTTTCACCTCATGTAGAATCCAAGTTTTTATTAATTAGCACCTATGTTTCAGCAGTAAGCGCTATAATCATATTAGATAATGACTATTTGATAACAACGTCAAGTCTAGTATTATTTGGATTAGCCATTGGAATACTCATACAGACATTGTATTTTGCTTTCCAATTTTATAAGAAATTTAAAGAAGCCAACATGGTTTTAGTAGAAAATCAGCGTATGCTCAATGAGGTTCAAAAATTTAATGAGATTCTGGATAAAAAGATTACTGAACGAACGCGAGTATTAGAAGACTTAGTTAAAAAAGATCCATTAACTGAGCTCTATAATCATCTACATATTTTTAATATCATCGATGAGATTGTTAGTCAGCATGACCATTATGATTCTATACACATCTTTATGGGGGATCTTGATAATTTCAAGAAAATTAATGATCAATATGGACACTTAGCAGGAGATTCAGTTTTATTAAGGATTAGTGATATCATGCGTAATCACATGATTAGTGATAAGAAGCGATTAACTTTTGGACGATATGGCGGTGAAGAATTCATTGGTATTGCAGTTAACATGTCTTCTAATGAATTTTATAAGGAAGTGGATAGTATTAGACAAGAGTTAGCTGAAATTATTTTTGAAGACATGGATGGTAATGATTTCAAAGTAACCATGAGTGGTGGCATATCCATCTATAAAGATCAGACAACAGAAGTACTTATAAAAGAGGCAGATGTTCAGTTGTATAAAGCTAAGAAATTAGGAAAAAATAAAATATGTTATGAGGCGATATAG
- a CDS encoding GH92 family glycosyl hydrolase — protein sequence MKLSIDYINPIIGCTTVLEDGDRDSVGKTFPGSTTPFGLVQLSPDTTDKSDHTSGYNYYDNEILGFSLARMTGVGWYGEFGNFRIMPIEGTPGFLPTEVASVFDHKTEDASIGYYRVLLDRYHVMTELTTARRAGMMRFSFNGSKKPGVVIDLSRRIGGHSAKQLIKITGKNTLEGWMDCPSSSGGWGKGAGKVSYKMHFYAEFSEPFDNYKFIDGKKTLPNQTLIEGEQLFFQADFTCRTLLVKVGISFVDIQGAKKNLESDIPHWDFERVYMDNRKLWDEALGGIKISGGTEVQKEAFFTSLYHTMIDPRMASDSDGRYVGADGKIHTTSNFVYRTVFSGWDVFRSQFPLQTILNPQLVNDEINSFIQLAQLSGKGYLPKWEIMNSYSGCMVGDPAISVITDAYLKGIRDYDVEAAYLACRQTALGKETNRDGAADYLRLGWVPNELSCTLENCYADWCLAQLAKALGKEEDYKILIKMAENYRKIYDPSVGCMRAKDHEGNFIPWEGKTSYGQGCVESNPFQQEWFVPHDVEGLKQLMGEEHFYDELIELFEKTPKHMKWNDYYNHSNEPVHTIPFMFAAAGRPWLTQQWTRFIVDHAYGTGPEGIIGNEDVGQMSAWYVFAAMGFHPLCPGDSHYILNGPLFKEITIQLDDQYHSGKEFKIIADNYHPDNCYIKSVRLNGEVLEQPWITHKDIISGGELRFEMSHQPNKSWGKNTDVSYPSLTMK from the coding sequence GTGAAATTATCCATTGACTACATTAATCCTATAATTGGATGTACCACAGTATTGGAAGATGGTGATCGTGACTCCGTAGGTAAAACTTTTCCTGGTTCAACTACACCTTTTGGACTAGTTCAGTTAAGTCCAGATACTACAGATAAATCAGATCACACATCAGGTTATAATTATTACGATAACGAAATTCTAGGTTTTAGTTTAGCCCGTATGACAGGTGTTGGTTGGTACGGGGAGTTTGGAAATTTTAGAATAATGCCGATAGAAGGAACACCTGGATTTCTTCCAACAGAAGTAGCTTCAGTATTCGATCATAAGACAGAAGATGCATCAATTGGCTACTATCGTGTCCTTCTTGACCGCTATCATGTCATGACGGAGCTAACCACTGCTCGAAGAGCTGGCATGATGCGATTTTCATTTAATGGTTCCAAAAAGCCTGGAGTAGTTATAGACTTATCGAGACGTATAGGTGGACACTCAGCCAAACAATTGATTAAAATTACTGGAAAGAATACTTTAGAAGGATGGATGGATTGTCCATCCAGCTCAGGGGGGTGGGGAAAAGGGGCAGGTAAAGTTAGTTATAAAATGCATTTTTATGCAGAATTCTCAGAGCCTTTTGATAACTACAAATTCATTGATGGTAAAAAAACGCTACCAAATCAAACATTGATAGAAGGTGAGCAACTCTTTTTTCAGGCTGATTTCACATGCCGTACACTTCTTGTTAAAGTGGGGATTTCTTTTGTGGATATTCAAGGTGCAAAAAAGAATTTAGAGAGCGACATACCTCATTGGGACTTCGAAAGAGTTTACATGGACAACAGGAAGCTTTGGGATGAAGCTTTGGGAGGGATTAAGATTTCTGGTGGTACAGAGGTGCAAAAAGAAGCTTTTTTTACATCACTATACCATACAATGATTGATCCTCGGATGGCATCAGATAGTGACGGTAGGTACGTTGGAGCAGATGGCAAAATACATACTACAAGTAATTTCGTATACAGAACTGTTTTTAGTGGGTGGGATGTATTCAGAAGTCAGTTTCCGTTACAGACGATACTCAACCCACAGCTTGTTAACGATGAAATTAACTCATTTATACAGCTTGCTCAATTGAGTGGGAAAGGGTATCTACCTAAATGGGAAATAATGAATTCCTATAGTGGGTGTATGGTTGGGGATCCAGCCATCTCAGTAATAACAGATGCTTATTTGAAAGGTATCAGGGATTATGATGTTGAAGCAGCTTATCTTGCATGTCGACAAACAGCTTTAGGGAAGGAGACAAATCGAGATGGTGCAGCTGATTATTTAAGACTGGGGTGGGTACCCAATGAGTTATCTTGCACCTTAGAAAACTGTTATGCTGATTGGTGTCTAGCACAACTTGCAAAAGCTTTAGGGAAAGAAGAAGACTACAAAATATTGATCAAGATGGCTGAAAATTATAGAAAGATTTATGATCCAAGCGTGGGGTGTATGAGAGCAAAAGATCATGAAGGTAACTTCATTCCTTGGGAAGGTAAAACAAGTTATGGACAAGGGTGTGTTGAATCAAACCCGTTCCAGCAAGAGTGGTTTGTTCCTCATGATGTAGAAGGCTTAAAGCAGCTTATGGGTGAAGAACATTTTTATGATGAACTCATTGAGTTATTCGAAAAAACGCCTAAACATATGAAGTGGAATGACTATTATAACCACTCTAATGAACCAGTTCATACGATCCCCTTTATGTTTGCGGCAGCTGGGCGCCCATGGCTTACTCAACAATGGACTCGTTTTATCGTGGATCATGCATATGGTACGGGACCAGAAGGGATTATTGGTAATGAAGATGTAGGGCAGATGTCGGCATGGTATGTCTTTGCCGCAATGGGATTTCATCCACTATGCCCTGGTGATAGTCATTATATTTTGAATGGTCCTTTGTTTAAAGAAATAACGATTCAATTAGATGATCAATACCATTCTGGAAAGGAATTTAAAATAATAGCAGATAACTATCATCCGGATAATTGTTATATTAAATCTGTCAGACTAAATGGGGAAGTACTTGAACAACCTTGGATCACTCATAAAGATATTATTTCTGGGGGAGAGTTAAGATTTGAGATGAGCCATCAACCGAATAAGAGTTGGGGTAAGAATACTGATGTCAGTTATCCGTCGTTAACAATGAAATAA
- a CDS encoding HPr family phosphocarrier protein, whose translation MLTETLIIPFAEGLHARPASELTKVCQKFKSKVTLEKNETKVDPKSILGILSLGAVKGDSVNITTDGEDEQEAMKAIRVFMKA comes from the coding sequence GTGTTGACGGAGACATTAATCATTCCCTTTGCAGAAGGGCTACATGCAAGACCAGCGTCTGAACTCACAAAGGTTTGCCAAAAATTTAAGTCAAAAGTAACTTTAGAAAAAAATGAGACAAAAGTAGATCCCAAAAGTATACTTGGCATTTTGAGTTTAGGTGCAGTTAAAGGAGATTCGGTCAATATTACAACAGATGGAGAAGATGAACAAGAAGCAATGAAGGCAATTAGAGTCTTTATGAAAGCATAA